One stretch of Novosphingobium pentaromativorans US6-1 DNA includes these proteins:
- a CDS encoding Rossmann-like and DUF2520 domain-containing protein has translation MNTLSFSQVGIVGTGRVARALALGLQNHSSAPLMVWGRAPAKCREAVGHLAHARAVSSLSDIVDACDVVAIAVADDAIPEIVRAISEAGALSRAPLVFHVSGGSGTAVLEPLRQMGAKTAAIHPAMTFTGDPKLELERMAGSRFAVTGSSAESSQLAQSIVEALGGISVEVPEAYRALYHAALCHAANHLVTLFAGASHALRAAGVEDPAGLLTPLARAALENSIANGFDALSGPVLRGDTETIRRHLATLEGDCPELLPTYRAMALAAAEELERRSDPLNRANLLNLLGK, from the coding sequence GTGAACACACTATCTTTCAGTCAGGTCGGGATCGTCGGAACCGGCAGGGTCGCGCGAGCACTTGCGCTCGGTCTGCAAAACCATTCATCGGCGCCCCTCATGGTATGGGGACGCGCACCTGCGAAGTGCCGCGAGGCGGTTGGACATCTTGCCCATGCCCGGGCTGTCAGTTCACTCTCCGACATCGTGGATGCCTGCGACGTCGTTGCCATTGCGGTTGCCGATGATGCCATCCCGGAGATCGTTCGCGCAATCAGCGAGGCCGGGGCGCTGAGCCGAGCTCCGCTCGTCTTCCACGTCAGCGGCGGAAGCGGGACAGCGGTGCTTGAACCTCTGCGCCAAATGGGCGCGAAGACCGCGGCAATCCATCCTGCCATGACATTCACGGGCGACCCGAAACTTGAGTTGGAACGCATGGCCGGCTCGCGCTTTGCCGTCACCGGATCAAGCGCGGAAAGCTCCCAACTTGCGCAATCCATCGTGGAAGCGCTGGGCGGAATTTCCGTCGAGGTCCCGGAAGCTTATCGCGCTCTTTATCATGCCGCGCTGTGCCACGCCGCGAACCATCTCGTTACCTTGTTCGCCGGTGCGTCCCATGCTCTGCGCGCCGCAGGTGTAGAAGATCCTGCAGGTCTGCTTACGCCACTGGCACGGGCAGCCCTGGAAAACAGCATCGCCAATGGATTTGACGCGCTGTCGGGACCGGTACTGCGCGGAGATACGGAGACCATCCGCCGCCACCTCGCGACACTGGAAGGCGATTGCCCCGAATTGCTCCCCACCTATCGCGCCATGGCGCTCGCCGCTGCCGAAGAACTCGAACGCCGCAGCGACCCGCTCAACCGAGCTAATTTGCTCAACCTTCTCGGCAAATAA
- a CDS encoding UPF0149 family protein has translation MSELASYLDELDQLLLDQGEDWMLLTQLDGYLAGILVSPDLVPPGVWLKHIWAGDDGAGLPHFEKMEDFQHIIDLIMRHYNDVLASLAQPGCYEPLFDIDTRNDDVLWELWVEGFMQAMDLAPDGWERIAVSGDAGCKAALKGMAKLHVIANGEAQLSHGKVEQWTREAPDLIPIWVETLHAWRLENDPSRPSSPRQGKVGRNDPCPCGSGKKYKKCCGLN, from the coding sequence ATGAGTGAACTTGCCTCCTACCTCGATGAACTCGATCAATTGCTTCTCGATCAGGGCGAGGACTGGATGTTGCTTACCCAACTCGACGGCTACCTCGCCGGCATATTGGTCAGCCCGGATCTGGTTCCGCCGGGCGTCTGGCTGAAGCACATCTGGGCCGGAGATGACGGCGCCGGCTTGCCGCATTTCGAGAAGATGGAGGATTTCCAACACATCATCGATCTGATCATGCGGCATTACAACGACGTTCTGGCTTCGCTCGCCCAACCGGGTTGCTATGAACCGTTGTTCGATATCGACACCCGCAATGACGACGTTCTCTGGGAGTTGTGGGTCGAGGGTTTCATGCAAGCGATGGACTTGGCCCCTGACGGATGGGAGCGCATCGCCGTCAGCGGCGACGCCGGGTGCAAGGCGGCGCTCAAGGGTATGGCGAAGCTTCATGTGATCGCAAATGGCGAGGCGCAATTGTCCCACGGCAAAGTTGAGCAGTGGACTCGCGAGGCACCTGACCTCATTCCGATTTGGGTTGAAACACTTCACGCATGGCGATTGGAGAATGATCCAAGCCGACCGTCGTCACCTCGGCAAGGAAAAGTCGGGCGCAACGATCCATGCCCTTGCGGATCAGGGAAAAAGTACAAGAAGTGCTGCGGCCTGAATTGA
- a CDS encoding AAA family ATPase, producing the protein MAHTSGAGERAARLGLRYQDRASAHLAYQAILDGTLTFVALADDHAGMFDDLVIGIAGKVIGHQYKSSGKPKPVGITGLLLGTDKVIADCAASFVMLESEFPDRFVQLRYVSSHYPTTSDRGKFGVPQRDSADFFRDKARHPDWSLADWRASEWKPLIEALLRASGLTEPDFERFFGRLEFALGVSANAESPVTQDAAARAQINDLAHTLGDLVGRNDGRTRWTRRELLDALGWADRFQLRFEHRFPLGAHVQSNEKSEAELEAALGAHASGYLCLLGPPGAGKSTLLERFVQPSPECNVARYLAFVPGEAQGQGRGVDANFLDDLNSQLIGFGYQSQRAKDDTLEQKRETFERLLEQAGNQYAVDGQMTVIVVDGLDHVPREERPDASFLRALPLPQSVPKGVLFLLGSQRIDLADIPPEVRDQASDGGRRIEIAPLSRNAVAEMVISVGLDREQVDPAEVFAVSLGHPLVTRYLLGKLLSARPEEREALLAGGFEYDGDLEKVYRQAWREAQGAGADVSKTLFVLSFADGRIEPELLAQWLSSSAVDKAFTLAHHLIDHGGSAWRIFHNSFRLFLRQQRITLYGKPDPAFSDPVIYRGLAELAGSAPQTSVQRFLEFRYRFLAGDLDQAAALVSRRYFVGQFVDGRRSYEVSNDIGDAVACLGAEPNPAALFDLMLARDEIWRRQDALTMAERIVTAQIAAGDLDMAVAQLDSNHVAGDEWLVIDALLDDGQVDRARLLFDSENPWKWFDESHGQGTREAMEAWAELAVVLLEDEQIERRIRLPIGKQGSDKDSFSGRTRDDYLLELRYLLARAIVRHDPDRAVAEIATQHRVDRGAHLTILHLESAEAKMIASRTEEALQCVAAYATLSEGQNLHDSWHLHAARIAIAGKDHELARRLFARAAVPDMTGLEHKSDEVENAVDAILGYTAIAAQLGEAPAQPALPKEFLFRGVQAQAVRLGTLIGEVRAERPVASSQIVTQIKASLAFLAGAVTNRHDDVLLGYRLRHADKPLFDAICKLVRLVPDAAPGFAAEFDACLQLSVCSFRQTPQIHRRFAETMFAFDGDAAAAVGRLERPHAGLGHARSPQEAIDLLSELAIAFGNIGLHERARELLHMMRQQSLGCYLAAKKDGLYQLWEGVLTAANRADPSGSADRAFRMLRLTAGVDDSDAHDQAWRMAKSVLVDSIASGTAAAWDAYRWAKESGVWHWDALVDAVTRGILRRRPDLAIPLAITWSALALPYYEEVYNSLTRTGQFLRDLAAAAPQETLPPIERMIVASLERDAKPSQRAQLLRVFRDGLADRDYTSPTLELAIDRWNAEPVQDKDTLPDYFQLKSFEDVERAVAVERARRKAQTSVHYGDYVNSKLGKRIGRIIAKKAWEEVEAFASRNPELVRDPPVKNALASAALAAGRRDYAEALFLRGTETREGWGGWADSNLLNHHRARHLLSCPDAHNRAREDFLRDLAAGGHGTGSALWGVDEIFPLLFEEIDWPALWARLDEQILEYRDYQKAVEIPRIDCEQRDDLDLLVLLFLDAAQFGVSDPMEQAAAGLLELAHAELSEAKALFSRTCEKLIEGDGPTALFGLRLLFEARSCDGISQSFMNKMDGLVEHQDGCVAVLAEILSGIWGGAAQVPEIELSPIYALQLPPLDFATGRSLRDAESLSPVIDDAAAWTEGFESWLELIARYSGVPTANIRHRAAQLINAWGGASAYGAKATKELELRLTPLGLRLPFTRPHIGACIQALHVIVGEHWRAGTLSQMEFDLLLHQLDGGPILPPRTITSSRPTDKDWPILPEERWSARAEDWLHAESIQRPAASELVVCEWARFTVLDSRSLFSEDLLVTRGMRIGSSDDIGEAIGELPKAFWTCGGIVNADSKKPSTMARNVRVSLVGERSEIMMFDPTLAKRLGWHHSSDDPFSFLDQNGGVMATTRFWRDGWQQEMSHNNARWAEGQRVELSETGLGHLQSHGNLPEFQVLRWRGLSAHHTKEQGSSSWRSDAPRV; encoded by the coding sequence ATGGCACATACATCCGGCGCCGGCGAACGGGCCGCAAGGCTGGGGCTTAGATATCAGGACCGGGCCTCCGCCCACCTTGCCTATCAGGCAATATTGGATGGTACGCTGACGTTTGTGGCGTTAGCAGATGACCATGCCGGCATGTTCGACGATCTCGTAATCGGCATCGCTGGCAAGGTCATCGGGCATCAGTATAAATCATCGGGCAAGCCCAAGCCTGTGGGCATCACAGGCCTGTTGCTCGGTACGGACAAGGTTATCGCGGACTGCGCCGCGTCCTTCGTCATGCTCGAAAGCGAGTTTCCAGATCGTTTCGTCCAACTCCGTTACGTATCGTCGCACTATCCGACGACATCGGATCGCGGCAAATTTGGAGTACCCCAGCGGGATTCGGCAGACTTCTTTCGCGATAAGGCGCGCCATCCTGATTGGTCGTTGGCCGACTGGCGAGCAAGCGAGTGGAAGCCGCTCATTGAAGCGCTACTTCGGGCGTCTGGCCTGACGGAGCCGGATTTCGAGCGTTTCTTTGGCCGTCTCGAATTCGCGCTCGGGGTATCGGCTAATGCGGAATCTCCCGTCACTCAGGACGCCGCCGCTCGCGCGCAAATCAATGACCTAGCCCATACATTGGGCGACCTTGTCGGACGCAATGATGGCAGGACGCGATGGACGCGTCGCGAACTGCTGGATGCACTCGGTTGGGCCGACCGGTTTCAGCTCCGTTTCGAGCACCGGTTTCCGCTTGGTGCCCATGTACAGAGCAATGAAAAGAGTGAGGCAGAATTAGAAGCGGCGCTGGGCGCGCATGCCTCGGGCTATCTCTGTCTGCTCGGTCCGCCAGGAGCTGGCAAATCTACCTTGCTCGAGCGCTTCGTGCAGCCCAGTCCCGAATGCAATGTTGCGCGCTACCTTGCGTTCGTACCTGGCGAGGCACAGGGGCAAGGTCGCGGTGTCGATGCCAATTTTCTTGATGACCTGAACAGCCAGCTTATTGGCTTCGGATATCAGTCTCAGCGCGCCAAGGACGACACGCTCGAGCAGAAACGCGAGACGTTCGAAAGGCTGCTCGAGCAAGCAGGCAACCAATATGCGGTCGATGGGCAAATGACCGTCATCGTAGTCGACGGCCTCGACCATGTTCCGCGCGAGGAACGGCCCGATGCCAGTTTCCTACGCGCGTTGCCACTTCCGCAGAGCGTCCCCAAGGGCGTCCTCTTCTTGCTAGGTAGCCAGCGGATCGACCTCGCCGATATTCCGCCCGAGGTCCGTGATCAGGCATCGGATGGCGGCCGACGGATCGAGATCGCACCGCTCAGTCGCAATGCTGTGGCGGAGATGGTCATCTCGGTGGGCCTGGATCGCGAGCAGGTCGACCCCGCCGAGGTCTTCGCCGTGAGCCTCGGTCATCCGTTGGTGACGCGCTACCTACTCGGCAAGCTCCTGAGTGCCCGACCTGAGGAGCGCGAGGCTCTGCTGGCTGGCGGTTTTGAATATGATGGCGACCTTGAGAAAGTCTATCGCCAGGCTTGGCGCGAGGCGCAGGGCGCCGGCGCCGATGTCTCGAAGACCCTATTTGTCCTGAGTTTCGCCGATGGTCGGATCGAGCCAGAGTTGCTGGCACAATGGTTGTCGAGCAGCGCGGTCGACAAGGCGTTCACACTTGCCCATCATTTGATCGACCATGGCGGTAGTGCTTGGAGGATTTTTCACAACAGTTTCCGTCTTTTCCTGCGTCAGCAGCGCATCACGCTCTATGGCAAGCCAGACCCGGCGTTCAGTGATCCTGTCATCTATCGGGGCCTGGCTGAACTGGCCGGATCAGCGCCGCAGACAAGCGTGCAGCGCTTCCTTGAATTCCGGTACCGCTTTCTCGCTGGCGATCTCGATCAAGCCGCAGCCTTGGTCAGCCGCCGGTACTTTGTTGGCCAGTTTGTCGATGGTCGACGCAGTTATGAGGTGAGCAACGATATCGGGGATGCCGTGGCCTGTCTCGGCGCCGAGCCCAATCCCGCCGCCTTGTTCGACCTTATGCTCGCTCGTGACGAGATCTGGCGACGCCAGGACGCACTGACCATGGCCGAGCGGATCGTCACGGCCCAGATCGCAGCTGGCGACCTCGACATGGCGGTTGCTCAGCTCGATTCTAATCATGTCGCCGGCGATGAATGGCTTGTTATCGATGCCCTGCTCGACGACGGCCAAGTAGACAGGGCACGTCTGCTGTTCGACAGTGAGAATCCATGGAAATGGTTCGACGAAAGCCACGGCCAAGGCACTAGAGAAGCCATGGAGGCCTGGGCCGAGCTCGCAGTCGTGCTTCTCGAAGACGAACAGATCGAACGGCGCATCCGCCTTCCGATCGGCAAACAGGGCAGTGATAAGGATTCCTTCTCCGGCAGGACGCGGGACGATTACCTCCTCGAGTTGCGCTACCTGCTTGCGCGCGCAATCGTGCGCCACGATCCCGATAGGGCAGTCGCCGAGATTGCGACGCAGCATCGAGTAGACCGAGGCGCCCACCTCACGATCCTTCATCTTGAGAGCGCAGAAGCAAAGATGATTGCATCGCGTACCGAGGAAGCGCTTCAATGCGTGGCCGCGTATGCGACCTTGTCCGAAGGGCAGAATCTGCACGACAGCTGGCATCTGCATGCGGCCCGCATCGCGATTGCTGGCAAGGATCACGAACTTGCGCGACGGTTATTCGCAAGGGCCGCCGTCCCAGACATGACCGGTCTCGAGCACAAGTCGGATGAGGTCGAGAACGCAGTCGACGCCATTCTCGGTTATACGGCGATCGCAGCCCAGCTTGGCGAGGCGCCGGCTCAACCCGCGCTTCCGAAAGAATTTCTGTTCCGCGGAGTGCAAGCCCAAGCAGTGCGGCTAGGCACGTTGATCGGGGAGGTCAGGGCGGAGCGACCCGTTGCGTCTTCGCAGATCGTGACACAAATAAAGGCGTCGCTGGCATTTCTGGCAGGCGCAGTAACCAACCGACACGATGACGTGCTGCTCGGCTATCGCCTCCGGCACGCCGACAAGCCATTATTCGATGCCATCTGCAAGCTGGTCCGACTAGTGCCTGATGCTGCGCCCGGCTTTGCGGCCGAGTTCGATGCATGCCTGCAATTGTCTGTTTGCAGCTTCCGCCAAACCCCGCAAATCCATCGCAGATTCGCCGAAACCATGTTCGCATTCGATGGCGATGCTGCCGCCGCGGTCGGCCGCCTAGAAAGGCCGCATGCCGGACTGGGCCATGCCCGTTCTCCGCAAGAGGCGATCGACTTGCTTTCCGAGCTCGCGATCGCTTTCGGCAATATCGGCTTGCATGAGCGAGCACGCGAGCTGCTGCACATGATGCGGCAACAATCGCTAGGCTGTTACCTCGCGGCGAAGAAGGACGGGCTCTATCAGCTATGGGAAGGGGTGCTCACAGCCGCCAATCGCGCGGATCCGTCCGGTTCGGCCGATCGTGCCTTTCGGATGCTGCGGCTTACGGCCGGTGTCGACGATAGCGATGCGCACGACCAGGCCTGGCGCATGGCAAAATCGGTGCTTGTCGATTCGATCGCAAGTGGCACAGCAGCGGCTTGGGATGCCTATAGGTGGGCAAAGGAATCGGGCGTTTGGCATTGGGATGCCCTGGTCGACGCGGTTACTCGGGGGATTTTGCGACGACGCCCGGATCTTGCGATCCCGCTCGCCATCACTTGGTCAGCGCTCGCGCTTCCCTATTATGAGGAAGTCTATAACAGCCTGACTCGTACCGGGCAGTTCCTGCGTGATCTCGCTGCCGCAGCGCCTCAGGAAACGCTCCCCCCCATCGAGCGAATGATCGTCGCCAGCCTAGAACGCGATGCCAAGCCATCGCAGCGAGCGCAACTCCTCCGGGTCTTCCGGGACGGTTTGGCTGATCGCGACTATACTTCTCCAACGTTGGAACTGGCAATCGACCGTTGGAATGCAGAGCCCGTTCAGGACAAAGATACGCTCCCCGACTACTTCCAACTCAAATCCTTCGAGGATGTCGAGCGCGCGGTTGCTGTGGAGCGCGCCCGACGCAAAGCACAGACCAGTGTCCATTATGGTGATTACGTCAACTCCAAGCTCGGCAAGCGGATAGGCAGGATCATCGCGAAAAAGGCTTGGGAAGAAGTGGAGGCATTCGCCTCGCGAAATCCCGAACTCGTTCGGGACCCGCCGGTGAAGAACGCCCTTGCCAGCGCCGCGCTCGCAGCAGGCAGGCGTGACTATGCCGAAGCGCTGTTCTTACGCGGCACCGAAACTCGCGAAGGGTGGGGCGGCTGGGCAGACAGCAATCTACTTAACCATCATCGAGCGCGGCACCTTCTCAGCTGTCCCGACGCGCATAACCGCGCCCGGGAAGATTTTTTGCGTGACCTTGCCGCAGGCGGCCACGGAACGGGCAGCGCATTATGGGGCGTGGACGAAATCTTTCCGTTGCTGTTCGAGGAAATCGATTGGCCGGCACTTTGGGCGCGGCTTGACGAACAGATCCTTGAATATCGAGACTATCAAAAAGCCGTGGAAATCCCCCGTATCGATTGCGAACAGAGGGACGATCTCGACCTCCTCGTTCTTCTGTTCCTCGACGCAGCGCAGTTCGGCGTTTCCGATCCAATGGAGCAAGCGGCTGCCGGTCTGCTGGAACTCGCTCATGCGGAGTTGAGCGAGGCGAAAGCCCTCTTCTCGCGGACCTGCGAAAAGCTGATCGAGGGCGATGGGCCAACCGCGTTGTTCGGCCTCCGCCTTTTGTTTGAAGCGCGAAGCTGTGATGGCATCTCACAATCATTCATGAACAAGATGGATGGGCTAGTCGAGCATCAGGACGGATGCGTCGCAGTGCTGGCCGAAATATTGAGCGGCATCTGGGGCGGTGCCGCGCAGGTGCCGGAAATCGAGCTGTCGCCGATCTACGCGCTGCAATTGCCGCCGCTCGATTTCGCCACAGGCAGAAGTCTGCGCGATGCGGAGTCGCTGAGCCCGGTCATCGACGATGCCGCTGCTTGGACCGAAGGATTTGAGAGCTGGCTCGAGCTGATTGCGCGCTATTCAGGCGTGCCTACCGCGAACATCCGACACCGCGCCGCACAGCTGATAAACGCTTGGGGCGGTGCCAGCGCCTATGGCGCCAAAGCTACCAAGGAGCTTGAATTGCGGCTTACGCCGCTCGGCCTGCGGCTTCCCTTTACGCGCCCGCATATCGGCGCGTGCATCCAGGCGCTGCACGTGATCGTCGGCGAGCATTGGCGGGCGGGGACCCTCTCCCAAATGGAGTTTGACTTGCTGCTCCATCAACTTGATGGCGGCCCGATCCTCCCACCTCGCACCATTACCTCGTCACGGCCTACGGACAAAGATTGGCCGATACTGCCTGAGGAGCGCTGGAGCGCACGGGCTGAGGACTGGCTGCATGCCGAAAGCATCCAGCGGCCAGCTGCGTCCGAGTTGGTGGTCTGCGAGTGGGCACGCTTCACGGTGCTCGATTCGCGCTCGCTGTTCAGTGAAGATCTGCTCGTTACTCGTGGCATGCGGATCGGTTCCAGCGATGATATTGGCGAGGCGATCGGAGAGCTTCCCAAGGCCTTCTGGACTTGTGGCGGGATAGTCAATGCCGATTCTAAGAAGCCTTCAACGATGGCGAGAAATGTTCGGGTATCCCTTGTTGGCGAGAGATCGGAGATAATGATGTTCGATCCGACGCTCGCGAAGCGTCTGGGCTGGCACCACTCGAGCGACGATCCCTTCTCTTTCTTGGACCAGAACGGAGGCGTCATGGCAACTACGCGTTTCTGGCGCGACGGCTGGCAGCAGGAGATGTCGCACAACAACGCGCGCTGGGCCGAGGGGCAACGTGTTGAGCTAAGCGAGACAGGCCTTGGCCATCTACAAAGCCATGGCAACCTGCCCGAGTTTCAGGTCCTCCGGTGGCGGGGCTTGAGTGCGCACCACACCAAGGAACAGGGCAGTTCCAGTTGGAGAAGCGACGCACCGCGCGTTTAG
- a CDS encoding GIY-YIG nuclease family protein produces MLLFTDLLEKAGLAAGQVRLLRHQTKAPNGRTPYLLWRDDRPSFEEYQRVQTIGNRAGLAVPFWASFVAPPTGGTLFAGIYTARRVGTVDASWIDPLHLVPGMTLSNGELDLYETARVGELELYIGRLWIEWGAGARSWVQRPDRQNKPIVELTRAFREDAFPGYTHFIANISDVQGLPATWVSALRAARGVYLLTSAKTREQYVGSATGDAGFFGRWQNYAQDGHGGNIGLKSSEPSDYQVSILEVSGSSATHEEIVAVEQLWKHKLQSRAMGLNRN; encoded by the coding sequence ATGCTGCTATTCACAGATCTGCTCGAGAAAGCGGGGCTCGCCGCCGGGCAGGTCCGTCTGCTCCGCCACCAGACGAAGGCGCCGAACGGCCGCACGCCCTATTTGCTTTGGCGGGACGACCGGCCTTCCTTCGAAGAGTATCAACGGGTGCAGACGATTGGCAACCGCGCCGGGCTCGCGGTGCCCTTCTGGGCGAGCTTCGTGGCTCCGCCGACCGGTGGAACGCTGTTCGCAGGGATCTATACAGCCCGGCGCGTCGGCACGGTCGATGCTTCGTGGATCGATCCGCTCCATCTCGTTCCTGGCATGACTCTCAGCAATGGCGAGCTCGACCTCTATGAGACGGCTCGGGTCGGCGAACTTGAACTCTATATTGGACGGCTGTGGATCGAATGGGGGGCGGGCGCCAGGTCCTGGGTACAGCGTCCGGATCGACAGAATAAGCCAATCGTCGAGCTGACCCGCGCGTTCCGGGAAGATGCGTTTCCGGGATACACGCACTTCATCGCGAACATCTCCGACGTGCAGGGGCTGCCAGCGACCTGGGTCTCTGCCCTACGCGCGGCACGCGGCGTCTATCTCCTCACGTCGGCTAAAACCAGAGAGCAATACGTCGGCTCGGCAACTGGCGACGCCGGCTTTTTCGGCCGCTGGCAGAATTATGCCCAGGACGGACATGGCGGCAATATTGGTCTCAAGAGCAGCGAGCCCAGCGACTATCAGGTCAGCATCCTCGAGGTCAGCGGATCGTCGGCGACCCATGAGGAGATCGTCGCAGTCGAGCAGCTCTGGAAGCACAAGCTCCAGAGCCGCGCGATGGGCCTCAACAGGAATTGA
- a CDS encoding usg protein, with amino-acid sequence MTDRAFLVQLEGYGLTTAEICYFMPDHPSLLQIYAWQEYDAAPDFPVLFDFLAHWRREIEAEIRSVRIAHEKMIRPASWRSADGVISWE; translated from the coding sequence ATGACCGACCGCGCTTTCCTGGTTCAACTGGAAGGATACGGGCTGACCACGGCAGAAATCTGCTATTTCATGCCGGATCACCCCTCGCTCCTGCAGATTTATGCCTGGCAGGAATACGATGCAGCACCGGATTTTCCGGTGCTGTTCGATTTCCTCGCGCATTGGCGGCGCGAGATCGAGGCGGAGATAAGGTCAGTCCGAATCGCTCATGAGAAAATGATCCGGCCAGCGAGCTGGCGTTCGGCGGACGGCGTGATCTCGTGGGAGTAG
- a CDS encoding co-chaperone GroES — protein sequence MHFRPLHDRVLVRRIEAEEKTAGGIIIPDTAKEKPMEGEVVAVGPGARDDSGKLVEPAVKAGDRALFGKWSGTEVRIDGEDLLIMKESDILGIIETTAELKKAA from the coding sequence ATGCATTTCCGACCTTTGCACGATCGCGTGTTGGTTCGCCGCATCGAGGCCGAAGAAAAGACGGCCGGTGGCATTATCATCCCCGACACCGCCAAGGAAAAGCCGATGGAAGGCGAAGTCGTCGCCGTGGGCCCTGGTGCGCGTGACGATTCCGGGAAGCTGGTGGAACCCGCCGTCAAGGCAGGCGACCGCGCCCTGTTCGGCAAGTGGTCCGGCACCGAAGTGCGGATTGATGGCGAGGACCTGCTCATCATGAAGGAGAGCGACATTCTCGGCATCATCGAAACAACCGCCGAACTCAAGAAGGCGGCGTAA
- the groL gene encoding chaperonin GroEL (60 kDa chaperone family; promotes refolding of misfolded polypeptides especially under stressful conditions; forms two stacked rings of heptamers to form a barrel-shaped 14mer; ends can be capped by GroES; misfolded proteins enter the barrel where they are refolded when GroES binds), with the protein MAAKEVKFASDARDRMLRGVDTLANAVKVTLGPKGRNVVIEKSFGAPRITKDGVTVAKEIELKDKFENMGAQMLREVASKQNDKAGDGTTTATVLAQAIVREGAKAVAAGMNPMDLKRGIDLAVGTVVKDLESHAKKVSANSEIAQVATISANGDETVGRILAEAMEKVGNEGVITVEEAKSFETELETVEGMQFDRGYLSPYFVTNAEKLKVELEDPYILIHEKKLSNLQALIPLLEQVVQSGKPLLIIAEDVEGEALATLVVNKLRGGLKVAAVKAPGFGDRRKAMLEDIAILTAGNVVSEELGTKLENVTIGMLGRAKKVMIDKDNTTIVDGAGNKADIDARVSQVRAQIETTTSDYDREKLQERVAKLAGGVAVIRVGGATEVEVKERKDRVDDALHATRAAVEEGILPGGGIALLRALKSLEGLKAANDDQQSGIDIVRRALRAPARQIAENAGEDGAYIVGKLLEGDDYNHGFNAATGEYEDLVKSGVIDPAKVVRTALQDAASVASLLITTEALVAELPKEDTPAPMPAMDF; encoded by the coding sequence ATGGCTGCGAAGGAAGTAAAGTTTGCGTCTGACGCGCGTGATCGCATGCTGCGCGGCGTGGATACGCTTGCAAATGCGGTCAAGGTAACTCTCGGCCCCAAGGGGCGCAACGTGGTGATCGAGAAGAGCTTCGGCGCTCCCCGCATCACCAAGGATGGCGTCACCGTTGCCAAGGAAATCGAACTCAAGGACAAGTTTGAAAACATGGGCGCGCAGATGCTGCGCGAAGTCGCCAGCAAGCAGAACGACAAGGCGGGTGACGGCACGACCACCGCCACCGTTCTGGCCCAAGCCATCGTGCGCGAAGGTGCCAAGGCGGTTGCTGCCGGCATGAACCCGATGGACCTGAAGCGCGGTATCGATCTCGCCGTCGGCACCGTGGTCAAGGACCTTGAAAGCCATGCTAAGAAGGTGTCGGCCAACAGCGAGATCGCGCAGGTCGCAACCATTTCCGCCAATGGCGACGAAACCGTCGGCCGCATCCTTGCCGAAGCGATGGAGAAGGTGGGCAATGAAGGCGTGATCACGGTCGAGGAAGCCAAGAGCTTCGAGACAGAGCTCGAAACGGTCGAGGGCATGCAGTTCGACCGCGGCTACCTCTCGCCCTATTTCGTGACCAATGCCGAAAAGCTGAAGGTGGAACTCGAGGATCCGTACATCCTCATTCACGAGAAGAAGCTGTCGAACCTGCAGGCGCTGATCCCGCTGCTCGAACAGGTCGTGCAGTCGGGCAAGCCGTTGCTGATCATCGCGGAGGACGTCGAAGGCGAAGCCCTTGCTACCCTTGTGGTCAACAAGTTGCGCGGTGGCCTGAAGGTCGCGGCGGTCAAGGCACCCGGCTTCGGCGATCGCCGCAAAGCCATGCTGGAGGATATTGCCATCCTTACCGCCGGCAATGTGGTCAGCGAGGAACTTGGTACGAAGCTCGAGAACGTCACGATCGGCATGCTCGGCCGGGCCAAGAAGGTCATGATCGACAAGGACAACACTACCATCGTCGATGGTGCCGGCAACAAGGCCGACATCGACGCCCGGGTCAGCCAGGTCCGTGCCCAGATCGAGACCACGACCAGCGACTACGACCGCGAAAAGCTGCAGGAACGCGTAGCCAAGCTTGCTGGCGGCGTCGCCGTCATCCGTGTCGGTGGTGCCACCGAGGTCGAGGTCAAGGAGCGCAAGGACCGCGTCGACGATGCGCTGCACGCGACCCGTGCCGCTGTCGAGGAAGGCATCCTGCCGGGTGGTGGTATCGCCCTGCTGCGTGCGCTCAAGTCGCTCGAAGGGCTCAAGGCCGCCAATGACGACCAGCAGTCGGGTATCGACATCGTGCGCCGCGCGCTGCGAGCACCGGCTCGCCAGATCGCCGAGAACGCAGGCGAGGACGGTGCCTATATCGTCGGCAAGCTGCTCGAAGGCGACGATTACAACCACGGCTTCAACGCCGCGACCGGCGAATACGAAGACCTTGTGAAGTCAGGCGTCATCGATCCGGCAAAGGTCGTACGCACGGCGTTGCAGGATGCGGCTTCGGTTGCCTCGCTGCTGATCACCACCGAGGCTTTGGTGGCTGAGCTGCCGAAGGAAGACACGCCAGCACCGATGCCGGCGATGGACTTTTAA